From the genome of Patescibacteria group bacterium, one region includes:
- a CDS encoding bifunctional 5,10-methylenetetrahydrofolate dehydrogenase/5,10-methenyltetrahydrofolate cyclohydrolase, producing MARIHFNDNEIKSEGVTILNGRVLRDQGVDRLKTAIVQSGRKPTLAIIQVGDLAESKAYIEQKRKFAEKIGAGFFHTQFPNDVSQADLENAIEKLNVDPGIHGIIVQLPIPESFNKQKVIDTISVSKDTDGLTSENKKLLESGNSKAVIPATARGVLSLLRGYDVSVSGKKVTVIGRSALVGAPIATLLAREGAEVTVCHRETNNVPEKSRNAEILIVAVGHPHFVTVEYVSKGQVVVDVGINSVASSTFKQESVEKLEYEIPKRQLVGDVDFEAVKNIVAAISPVPGGVGPMTVLSLFENLIEAAAVDNR from the coding sequence TAAAATCAGAGGGAGTGACCATTCTTAACGGCCGTGTGTTGCGCGACCAAGGTGTGGATAGGTTAAAAACCGCCATTGTGCAAAGCGGCAGGAAACCGACCTTGGCCATCATACAGGTGGGGGATCTCGCTGAATCCAAAGCCTACATTGAGCAAAAAAGAAAATTTGCTGAGAAAATTGGCGCAGGTTTTTTTCATACCCAATTTCCGAATGATGTTTCTCAGGCTGATCTCGAAAACGCTATTGAAAAACTAAATGTTGATCCGGGCATCCACGGTATTATTGTTCAGTTGCCGATTCCAGAATCTTTCAACAAACAAAAAGTGATCGACACTATTAGTGTTTCGAAGGACACTGACGGACTCACATCAGAAAATAAAAAATTGCTTGAGTCTGGAAATTCCAAAGCGGTAATTCCCGCAACTGCACGAGGGGTTTTATCACTTCTGCGCGGATACGATGTTTCCGTTTCTGGGAAAAAAGTGACGGTAATAGGAAGATCGGCGTTAGTCGGCGCCCCGATTGCAACACTGTTGGCGCGAGAGGGGGCGGAAGTTACGGTTTGTCATCGGGAAACCAATAATGTTCCTGAAAAAAGTAGAAACGCTGAGATTCTGATTGTCGCCGTTGGCCACCCCCATTTTGTAACTGTCGAATACGTTTCGAAGGGTCAGGTGGTGGTTGACGTCGGTATCAACTCAGTGGCTAGCAGCACGTTCAAACAAGAAAGTGTTGAAAAATTGGAGTATGAAATCCCAAAGCGGCAATTGGTAGGGGATGTCGATTTTGAAGCTGTTAAAAATATTGTCGCCGCCATTTCACCAGTTCCCGGCGGAGTGGGGCCGATGACAGTGCTTTCTTTATTCGAGAATCTGATTGAGGCAGCAGCGGTTGACAATAGGTAA